In Geminocystis sp. NIES-3709, a single genomic region encodes these proteins:
- a CDS encoding DUF1176 domain-containing protein, producing the protein MKILKFLVSGLILTISACQKETPQPTESSPISSQKKQEIINKIYTQQKEINLCNQQRDNELTHDSANIYFLNDREYLIEIICFLGAYQSNYQYLLFDRKSSEIKVINFATFDNSTDNLKLTNTNTLNGMTDFDSNNQTLILITKSRGLGDCGSFAQYHWRDHSFELKEYRYKQDCDEVYLPPENYPLIYP; encoded by the coding sequence TTGAAAATTCTTAAGTTTTTAGTTTCTGGTTTAATTTTGACTATTTCTGCTTGTCAAAAAGAGACTCCACAACCAACAGAATCTTCCCCTATTTCTTCTCAAAAAAAACAGGAAATCATTAATAAGATTTATACTCAACAGAAAGAAATCAATCTTTGTAATCAACAGAGAGATAACGAATTAACTCATGATTCTGCTAATATTTATTTTTTAAATGATCGAGAATATCTAATTGAAATTATTTGTTTTTTAGGAGCTTATCAAAGTAATTATCAATATCTTTTATTCGATCGAAAATCTTCAGAAATTAAAGTAATAAATTTTGCCACTTTTGATAATAGTACGGATAATTTGAAATTAACTAATACGAATACTTTAAATGGTATGACGGATTTTGACTCTAACAATCAAACTTTAATTCTTATTACTAAATCTAGGGGGTTAGGAGACTGTGGTAGTTTTGCACAATATCACTGGAGAGATCATAGTTTTGAATTAAAAGAATATCGTTATAAACAAGATTGTGATGAAGTATATTTACCCCCAGAAAATTACCCTCTAATTTATCCTTAA
- a CDS encoding inorganic diphosphatase: protein MDLSKIPPQPKAGIINVLIEIPGGGKNKYEFDKEMNAFILDRVLFSSVKYPYDYGFVPNTLADDGDPLDGMVMMDEPTFPGCVIASRPICMLEMIDGGDRDEKILCVPAEDPRYDHVKSMKDVAPHILEEIAEFFRSYKNLEKKETNILGWKDIDQVAPLVEQCVKAYK, encoded by the coding sequence ATGGATTTATCGAAAATTCCCCCCCAACCCAAAGCAGGTATTATTAATGTTTTAATCGAAATACCCGGCGGTGGTAAAAATAAGTATGAGTTTGACAAAGAAATGAATGCCTTTATCTTGGATAGAGTATTATTTTCTTCCGTCAAATATCCTTATGATTATGGTTTTGTACCTAATACTTTAGCTGATGATGGTGATCCTCTTGATGGTATGGTAATGATGGATGAACCTACTTTCCCCGGTTGCGTTATTGCTTCTCGTCCTATTTGTATGTTAGAAATGATTGATGGTGGCGATCGAGATGAGAAAATATTATGTGTACCGGCGGAAGATCCACGTTATGATCATGTTAAATCCATGAAAGATGTTGCCCCTCATATATTAGAAGAAATTGCTGAATTTTTCCGTAGCTATAAAAATTTAGAAAAAAAAGAAACTAATATTTTAGGTTGGAAAGATATTGATCAAGTTGCACCTTTAGTAGAACAATGCGTCAAAGCCTATAAATAA
- the urtE gene encoding urea ABC transporter ATP-binding subunit UrtE produces MLNLSSLNVYYGESHILRDVDLSINSGEMVCLIGRNGVGKTTLLKTIMGLLKSRTGEINFKDKVIDKVTTDQRAKLGIGYVPQGRDIIPRLTVKENLILGLEAIPNKVKVKKEVSEEIFELFPVLKTMLNRMGGDLSGGQQQQLSIARALMGKPQLLLLDEPTEGIQPSIILEIESAVKKIIKETGISVLLVEQHLHFVRQADRYYAMQKGGIVASGLTSQLSQRVIQEFLAV; encoded by the coding sequence ATGTTAAATTTATCGAGTTTAAATGTTTATTACGGAGAAAGTCACATTTTAAGAGATGTTGATTTAAGTATTAATAGTGGTGAAATGGTATGCTTAATTGGTAGAAATGGCGTAGGTAAAACTACTTTATTAAAAACAATTATGGGATTATTAAAATCTCGCACAGGAGAAATAAATTTTAAAGATAAAGTTATTGATAAAGTTACCACAGATCAACGAGCAAAATTGGGTATCGGTTATGTTCCTCAAGGTAGAGATATTATACCTCGTTTAACCGTCAAAGAAAACTTGATTTTAGGTTTAGAAGCAATTCCGAATAAAGTGAAAGTCAAAAAAGAAGTTTCTGAAGAAATTTTTGAGTTATTTCCTGTGTTAAAAACCATGCTAAATCGTATGGGAGGTGACTTGAGTGGTGGACAACAACAGCAATTATCCATCGCACGAGCATTAATGGGAAAACCACAATTATTACTATTAGATGAGCCTACAGAGGGTATCCAACCATCAATTATTTTAGAGATTGAATCAGCAGTAAAAAAGATTATTAAAGAAACTGGTATTTCTGTTCTTTTAGTAGAACAACATTTGCATTTTGTACGTCAAGCCGATCGATATTATGCTATGCAAAAAGGAGGAATTGTTGCCTCTGGTTTAACAAGTCAATTAAGTCAAAGAGTAATTCAAGAATTTTTAGCAGTGTAA
- a CDS encoding histidine phosphatase family protein, whose translation MTTRVIIVRHGQSSYNAQKMIQGRCNESIITEKGEKQALLLGKTLKNIKFNGFYCSPLQRAHKTAQIIQELNDYNPNLTIAEKLREINLPIWEKWKKEDVKREYPEEYRLWKEKPHQLKMMVDGEEFYPVLDLYRQAEDFWREIIPQHNNETILITAHNGINRCLILTALGMSPSYYHTIQQSNCCINVLNFTGNFGESVQLESLNQTSHLGMALPDFRPEQKQGLRLLLVRHGETEWNRMSRFQGVQDIPLNDNGRQQAQKASDFLKDVSIDFAVTSPLLRPKETAEIILQNHSSVTLTTKKDLEEISHGLWEGKLETEIEAEYPGLLNQWKEKPETVQMPEGENLDQVWKRAVDSWHEIIKENLEEGKMKTGLVTAHDAINKVIVCYLLGLKPANFWNIKQGNGAVTVIDYPQGLDGMPIFQAINITSHLSDSVFDRTAAGAL comes from the coding sequence ATGACTACTCGTGTAATTATAGTTCGTCATGGTCAAAGTAGCTACAATGCACAAAAAATGATACAAGGGCGTTGTAATGAATCGATAATTACAGAAAAAGGAGAAAAACAAGCTCTTTTACTGGGAAAAACCCTTAAAAATATTAAGTTTAATGGATTTTATTGTAGCCCTCTACAACGGGCTCACAAAACTGCTCAAATTATTCAAGAATTGAATGACTATAATCCTAATTTGACTATTGCGGAAAAATTACGAGAAATAAACCTCCCTATCTGGGAAAAATGGAAGAAAGAAGACGTTAAAAGAGAATATCCCGAAGAATATCGCCTTTGGAAAGAAAAACCTCATCAGTTAAAAATGATGGTTGACGGTGAAGAATTCTATCCCGTGTTAGATTTATATCGTCAGGCAGAAGATTTTTGGCGAGAAATTATCCCTCAGCATAATAACGAAACTATTTTAATTACGGCTCATAATGGTATTAATCGTTGTTTGATTCTTACTGCATTGGGAATGTCACCTAGTTATTATCACACTATTCAACAGTCTAATTGCTGTATCAATGTGCTTAATTTTACCGGTAATTTTGGTGAATCTGTGCAACTAGAATCTCTTAATCAAACTTCTCATTTAGGGATGGCTTTACCAGATTTTCGCCCGGAACAAAAACAAGGGTTAAGATTATTATTAGTACGTCATGGTGAAACAGAGTGGAATAGAATGTCAAGATTTCAAGGGGTTCAAGATATTCCTTTGAATGATAATGGCAGACAACAGGCACAAAAAGCCTCAGATTTTCTCAAAGATGTTAGTATCGATTTTGCTGTGACAAGTCCATTATTACGCCCTAAAGAAACTGCTGAAATTATTTTACAAAATCATTCTTCTGTGACTCTTACTACAAAAAAAGATTTGGAAGAAATATCTCACGGTTTATGGGAGGGTAAATTAGAAACAGAAATTGAGGCAGAATATCCCGGATTGTTAAATCAGTGGAAAGAAAAACCAGAAACTGTACAAATGCCTGAAGGGGAAAACTTAGATCAAGTTTGGAAAAGAGCAGTCGATTCTTGGCATGAAATCATCAAAGAAAACTTAGAAGAAGGCAAAATGAAGACTGGTTTAGTAACTGCTCATGATGCTATTAATAAGGTAATTGTCTGTTATTTATTAGGTTTAAAACCTGCTAATTTTTGGAATATTAAACAAGGTAATGGTGCGGTAACTGTTATTGATTATCCTCAAGGTTTAGATGGTATGCCTATTTTTCAGGCTATAAATATTACCAGTCATTTAAGTGATAGTGTTTTCGATCGAACTGCGGCAGGGGCGCTATAG
- a CDS encoding putative quinol monooxygenase: MTTHTQDNCCTLVPYFQVHEGKMNEFEKLCPEFVEKTRQETKCLYYGFSFNGNIVHCREGYQDAEGVLTHLANVEILLQQALTISDLIRLEIHGNETQLEKLRQPLANFKPDFFVLKYGFRK; the protein is encoded by the coding sequence ATGACTACTCATACTCAAGATAATTGCTGTACTCTGGTGCCATATTTTCAAGTCCATGAAGGTAAGATGAATGAATTTGAGAAATTATGCCCTGAGTTTGTGGAAAAAACCCGTCAAGAAACCAAATGCCTTTATTATGGTTTTAGTTTTAATGGAAATATTGTTCATTGTCGAGAGGGTTATCAAGATGCAGAGGGTGTTTTAACTCATTTAGCCAATGTGGAAATATTATTACAACAAGCCTTAACTATTTCTGATTTAATTCGTCTTGAAATTCATGGCAATGAAACCCAGTTAGAGAAGTTAAGACAACCTTTAGCTAATTTTAAACCTGATTTTTTTGTTCTTAAATACGGTTTTCGTAAATAA
- a CDS encoding caspase family protein: MKFSRRNFLHSIGISLTSWGVLGDNIFISSNPQTAYDTTLTSSRKLALLVGINQYSHGKNLRGCITDVDLQKELLIHRFGFSPNDIITLLDRQATRENILTAFQQHLIQQAENNDVVIFHFSGYGRQVKLNWDESLWQNSFITYDSVTPKDDCVEDILLDTLNKLAQSLKTNKYTFIFDTSFISSPDSIANKFSLRCHESTQKFIISTIELDFNQQLKNSNSKITLLKNNNSLSNFILSPSLNSIAVEINSLNFNVGLFTYCLTQSLWENLPQTDNLTFMKKVAFQVALSSGNGEKIIFYSNKKQDDFIYHLPFIKDTQGEAIINNFTDPNLVDLQLLGLPLLVLYNYGLNSCFVAKTKDEKIITIQINSLQGNKAKGILINTSKNLITQGLILQESLRVIDRNTGLNIGLNNSLEKIEKVDATSALSAVSNIESVINLGDNFVDCIFGKFINKINSIEGYSLFSPAGILFPNTYPKITNEAVSSAVKRLIPSFKIALAEKLLHLTFNQSSSNSYLNINLEINNDNQTFSPPSQTTPNRIKTSSNFIQQSGDNGDNLLISIPLGSQFKVTINNENDHDLYYLLLGINSSRQIVAYFSPNSYMINAKNTISIPEKSSSLKWLFNDKKGIGELILICAKSPFNQTLNQLYQISEMKPNNEQIILLENPVIIAQAILEDLHLGSNINSNLVNNLSDVYALDINNWTTFNFVYEIV; this comes from the coding sequence ATGAAATTTTCCCGACGTAATTTTTTACACAGTATAGGTATTAGTCTCACTTCTTGGGGAGTATTAGGAGATAACATCTTCATCTCTAGCAATCCACAAACTGCTTATGACACAACCCTAACTTCTTCTCGCAAATTAGCTTTGTTAGTTGGTATTAATCAATATTCTCATGGCAAAAATTTACGAGGATGTATTACTGATGTTGACTTACAAAAAGAACTGCTTATTCATCGTTTTGGCTTTTCCCCTAATGATATTATTACTTTACTCGATCGACAAGCAACTAGAGAAAATATTTTAACTGCTTTTCAACAACATTTAATTCAACAGGCAGAAAATAATGATGTAGTTATTTTTCACTTTAGCGGTTATGGAAGACAGGTAAAATTAAATTGGGATGAATCTTTATGGCAAAATAGTTTCATTACTTATGATAGCGTTACACCAAAAGATGATTGTGTTGAAGATATTTTACTAGATACTCTTAATAAATTAGCCCAGTCTTTAAAAACTAATAAATATACATTTATTTTTGACACAAGTTTTATTTCTTCTCCTGACTCTATTGCTAATAAATTTTCTCTCCGTTGTCATGAATCAACACAAAAGTTTATAATTAGTACAATAGAATTAGACTTTAATCAACAATTAAAAAATAGTAATTCTAAAATCACTTTATTAAAAAATAATAACTCTCTATCTAACTTTATTTTATCTCCTTCTTTGAACTCGATCGCAGTAGAAATAAATAGTTTGAATTTTAATGTAGGATTATTCACATATTGCTTAACTCAATCTTTGTGGGAAAATTTGCCTCAGACGGATAATTTAACTTTTATGAAAAAAGTTGCTTTTCAAGTCGCTTTATCTAGTGGGAATGGAGAAAAAATAATTTTTTATTCTAATAAAAAACAAGATGATTTTATTTATCACTTACCTTTTATTAAAGATACTCAAGGAGAGGCAATTATTAATAATTTTACCGATCCAAATTTAGTTGATTTACAATTATTAGGTTTACCATTATTAGTTTTATATAACTATGGTTTAAACTCCTGTTTTGTTGCAAAAACAAAGGATGAAAAAATTATTACTATTCAAATTAATTCCTTACAAGGAAATAAGGCTAAAGGAATCTTAATTAATACTTCTAAAAATTTAATTACTCAAGGTTTAATTCTTCAAGAATCCCTCAGAGTTATCGATCGAAATACTGGATTAAATATAGGATTAAATAATAGTTTAGAAAAAATAGAAAAAGTCGATGCTACCAGTGCTTTAAGTGCCGTGAGTAATATAGAATCTGTAATTAATTTAGGGGATAATTTTGTAGATTGTATTTTTGGAAAGTTTATTAACAAAATTAACTCTATTGAAGGTTATAGTTTATTTTCTCCTGCTGGAATTTTATTTCCCAATACTTATCCAAAAATAACGAATGAAGCAGTATCTTCTGCCGTCAAACGTTTAATTCCATCTTTTAAAATCGCCTTAGCAGAAAAATTATTGCATCTAACTTTCAATCAATCATCTTCTAATTCATATCTGAATATTAACCTTGAAATTAACAACGATAATCAAACTTTTTCTCCCCCTTCACAAACAACTCCTAATCGAATAAAAACTTCCTCAAATTTTATTCAACAATCTGGAGATAATGGGGATAATTTATTAATTTCTATTCCTTTAGGCAGTCAATTTAAAGTTACGATTAACAACGAAAATGATCATGATTTATATTATCTTTTATTAGGTATAAATTCTTCCCGCCAAATTGTTGCCTATTTTTCTCCTAATTCTTATATGATTAATGCAAAAAATACTATTTCTATTCCTGAAAAGAGTAGCTCATTAAAATGGCTATTTAATGATAAAAAAGGGATCGGAGAATTAATTTTGATTTGTGCAAAATCTCCCTTTAATCAAACTTTAAACCAGTTATATCAAATCTCAGAAATGAAGCCCAATAATGAGCAAATAATTCTTTTAGAAAATCCTGTAATTATTGCTCAAGCTATTTTAGAAGATTTACATTTAGGGAGTAATATTAACAGTAATTTAGTTAATAATTTAAGTGATGTTTATGCCTTAGATATAAACAATTGGACAACTTTTAATTTTGTTTATGAGATAGTATAA